A section of the Alkalihalobacillus sp. LMS39 genome encodes:
- a CDS encoding DUF58 domain-containing protein, which produces MTKLSQNLLDRFLFRDKGIVPSKKLVIFLSITAGILLIGSFFGLSFVFILLILIIVLLGSVSDLMFSAKKEQLTFTRTIEEKIERGLSYRVSITIETISSHWMKMEFIDGLPQSFVRPFPIHGVLSSEKTTVIYETTAPVRGDYTLSYLFVRYESKFGLWKKQIKVPLEHKVKVIPDMTETKRYLESAQRYLLYEGSMTRKHRSGAGEFSKIRNYVVGDDPRLINWRQTAKLQEVMSNEYEPEHGKYITILVDCGRMMGAELKKGNRLEKSLEAALTVTAAALNKGDYVAVIAFSKDVKVFVPPGKGMAHFQTILHAIYDVQVDAAESNYGEILRYLELVQKKRSFLLLFSDVRTFLHEESALHYLMRLRKRHLFLMIGVEDETLLERVSDDPTTVHDAMIKTIAQQQWLVKKRGKAKWEKQGLHLVEAKEERLATIAVSSYINIINRGLL; this is translated from the coding sequence TTGACCAAACTATCGCAGAACTTATTGGATCGATTCCTGTTCCGAGATAAAGGGATTGTACCATCGAAAAAACTAGTAATCTTCCTTAGTATAACGGCAGGGATTCTTTTAATTGGAAGTTTTTTCGGTCTTTCGTTCGTTTTTATTCTTCTTATATTAATCATTGTTTTACTTGGAAGTGTAAGTGACTTAATGTTTTCAGCTAAAAAAGAACAATTAACATTTACTAGAACTATTGAGGAGAAAATCGAGCGTGGTCTTTCTTATCGTGTCTCAATTACAATAGAAACGATATCTTCTCATTGGATGAAGATGGAATTCATTGATGGATTGCCACAATCGTTTGTGCGGCCTTTTCCGATTCATGGAGTATTATCTAGCGAAAAAACAACCGTGATTTATGAAACGACCGCTCCCGTACGAGGGGATTATACGCTCTCTTATTTGTTCGTTCGCTATGAAAGCAAATTCGGATTATGGAAAAAACAAATAAAAGTACCACTTGAGCATAAAGTGAAAGTCATCCCTGATATGACGGAGACAAAACGGTATTTAGAAAGTGCACAACGATATTTATTATATGAAGGTTCAATGACACGAAAACATCGAAGTGGTGCAGGTGAATTTTCAAAAATTAGAAACTATGTCGTTGGGGATGACCCGCGCTTAATTAATTGGCGTCAAACAGCAAAGCTTCAAGAAGTCATGTCGAATGAATATGAGCCTGAACATGGAAAATATATAACGATTTTAGTTGATTGCGGTCGTATGATGGGGGCGGAGTTAAAAAAAGGAAACCGCTTGGAAAAATCGTTAGAAGCGGCATTAACCGTTACAGCAGCAGCGCTAAATAAAGGTGATTATGTTGCTGTCATTGCCTTCTCGAAAGATGTGAAAGTTTTTGTGCCTCCTGGCAAAGGAATGGCGCATTTTCAAACGATTTTGCATGCAATTTATGATGTGCAAGTGGATGCAGCAGAATCAAATTATGGAGAAATTTTACGTTACTTAGAACTTGTTCAAAAAAAGCGCAGTTTCCTTTTGTTATTTAGTGATGTAAGAACGTTTTTACATGAAGAAAGTGCACTTCATTATTTAATGCGATTACGAAAACGCCATTTATTTTTAATGATTGGTGTAGAAGATGAGACATTATTAGAAAGAGTTAGTGACGATCCGACAACGGTTCACGATGCTATGATAAAAACGATAGCACAGCAACAATGGTTAGTAAAAAAACGAGGAAAAGCAAAGTGGGAAAAACAAGGCCTCCACTTAGTGGAGGCAAAAGAAGAAAGGTTGGCAACGATTGCTGTTTCCTCGTATATCAATATTATCAATCGTGGGTTGTTATAA
- a CDS encoding stage II sporulation protein M, with the protein MKMKQFVQLHREDWKQLEHLIRIFHKKKRNVTGAEIEHFHKLYQKTAQHLSYSQTYFKGEDVTFYLNGLVAKAHNLLYRNQVSSLKQIGQFFGTTFVGLFLQQWKFIIVAMLLFSLGMLGSFFTVLQDPLYLYSILPADIAQAVDPEQLGKNHDMINASYMSVTIMLNNIQVAILAFAGGVTFGILTVYVLIYNGIIVGALAALFWHYGMSYQFWAYIVPHGMIELTAIFIAGGAGLLMGYKLFVPGEYSRGYQLKENGKRSVLLLLGTIPLFIIAAFVEGFITPASLPLGAKYAVAFVTVIGLFAYIIVGNRLLTKKQLITTHD; encoded by the coding sequence ATGAAGATGAAACAATTTGTTCAATTGCACCGCGAAGATTGGAAGCAACTTGAACATCTCATTCGTATTTTCCACAAAAAAAAGCGTAATGTAACAGGAGCAGAAATCGAACACTTTCATAAGCTGTATCAAAAAACAGCACAACATTTATCCTATAGCCAAACTTATTTTAAAGGCGAAGATGTTACCTTTTACTTAAACGGTCTTGTTGCGAAAGCTCATAATTTACTATACCGTAACCAAGTTTCTAGTTTAAAACAAATCGGACAATTTTTTGGCACAACTTTTGTTGGGCTCTTTCTCCAACAATGGAAATTTATTATTGTTGCGATGCTTTTGTTCTCGTTAGGAATGCTTGGAAGTTTTTTTACGGTGTTACAAGATCCTCTTTATTTATATTCGATTCTTCCTGCTGATATTGCTCAAGCAGTGGACCCTGAGCAATTAGGGAAAAATCACGATATGATAAATGCATCTTATATGTCCGTCACCATTATGTTAAATAATATCCAAGTTGCTATTTTAGCTTTTGCTGGCGGGGTGACATTTGGCATTCTGACGGTGTACGTTTTAATTTATAACGGCATTATCGTTGGTGCTTTGGCTGCTCTTTTTTGGCATTATGGAATGTCCTATCAATTTTGGGCTTACATCGTTCCACACGGTATGATTGAATTGACGGCCATCTTTATTGCTGGTGGTGCAGGACTATTAATGGGCTATAAGTTATTTGTGCCAGGTGAATATTCTAGAGGTTACCAATTAAAAGAAAACGGGAAACGCTCCGTTTTACTTTTACTTGGTACCATTCCGCTATTCATCATTGCTGCCTTTGTTGAAGGATTTATCACACCTGCATCCCTTCCGCTAGGAGCTAAATATGCTGTTGCTTTTGTTACCGTCATTGGATTATTTGCCTATATTATCGTTGGGAATAGATTGCTTACGAAAAAACAGCTTATAACAACCCACGATTGA
- a CDS encoding RDD family protein produces the protein MNEIEVKTPEYVSLQFEPAGLGSRSVAFIIDQAILTVASIILVVIFMIILPVLEAGGVPTAFADILLILFFVLLFLMNWGYFVVYEFFSAGRTVGKMAIGIRVIQENGHSITLLSSFLRNLLRIIDALPTSYLLGILMIFLHPKHKRIGDLVAGTIVVHEKRKKAIKRTSIDIEIQKRKIQSSDQHVSISSFGKKEWDLLKMYSERLLHLQQEERIHVTEQLASKLFPKAGIPVEGKTHYERENGLLLLYVKMKEEWEFEL, from the coding sequence GTGAATGAAATCGAAGTAAAAACACCAGAATATGTGTCACTACAGTTTGAACCTGCAGGATTAGGAAGCCGTTCGGTAGCCTTTATTATTGATCAAGCGATTTTAACAGTCGCTTCAATAATACTTGTAGTAATTTTTATGATTATTTTGCCTGTGCTTGAAGCTGGAGGTGTACCGACGGCTTTTGCAGATATTCTTTTAATCTTGTTTTTTGTGTTATTATTTTTAATGAATTGGGGATATTTTGTTGTATATGAGTTTTTTTCAGCTGGACGCACAGTTGGCAAAATGGCTATTGGTATTAGAGTAATCCAAGAAAACGGACATAGCATTACGTTGTTATCAAGTTTTCTGCGCAATTTACTCCGAATCATTGATGCTTTACCAACGAGTTACTTACTAGGGATATTGATGATTTTTCTTCATCCGAAACATAAACGAATCGGTGATTTAGTTGCCGGGACCATTGTCGTTCATGAAAAAAGAAAAAAAGCTATAAAAAGAACCTCGATTGATATTGAAATCCAAAAAAGAAAAATACAAAGCTCCGATCAACACGTTTCGATCTCTTCTTTCGGCAAAAAAGAATGGGACCTCCTTAAAATGTATAGTGAGCGATTATTGCATTTACAGCAGGAAGAACGTATACATGTAACAGAACAATTAGCATCAAAACTATTTCCGAAAGCAGGTATCCCTGTCGAAGGAAAAACACATTACGAACGAGAAAATGGCTTGCTTCTTCTTTATGTGAAAATGAAAGAAGAGTGGGAATTCGAGCTTTAA
- a CDS encoding MDR family MFS transporter has protein sequence MNASLGTINRKTVVALLLIGSFIAILNQTLMITAIPPIMNEMGVSPNSAQWLTTVFMLVNGIMIPVSAFLLERFTTRQLFITAMSVFAFGTLVGGFAANFEMLLLARVIQSLGAGVMLPLMTTVFLMIFPKERRGSAMGLIGLVISFAPAIGPALSGWVTSNYSWRVLFFIIFPIAIIDIIVAIFVLKNVTEVTKPNVDIISILFSSFGFGGLLYGFTNAGNNSWTHFLTLLSLGIGVLALLLFILRQLKLAHPMLEFRVFTYSIFPFAVIVGMIGFMGLIGVETLVPMYMQNMREFTAFEAGLALLPGALVMGMMSPITGRIFDKIGAKWLVITGLLIMTISSFAFVILSPTTSFVYITVMYTIRMFGLSMVMMPVATAALNQLPNRLIPHGAAMDNTMRMVAASVGTAILVTVMTTTKQRAESQGHLDYPDIYGVNMAFIVLSVLTLLALIVALFIKFERNKNNETKLEGQQE, from the coding sequence ATGAATGCTTCATTAGGAACGATTAATCGAAAAACCGTTGTTGCTTTATTACTTATTGGTTCATTTATTGCTATATTAAACCAAACATTAATGATTACTGCGATACCGCCGATTATGAATGAAATGGGAGTCAGTCCGAATAGTGCACAATGGTTAACGACTGTTTTTATGCTTGTAAATGGGATCATGATTCCTGTTAGTGCTTTTTTATTAGAACGATTTACAACGAGACAATTATTTATTACCGCAATGAGTGTCTTTGCCTTTGGTACTCTTGTTGGTGGGTTTGCGGCTAATTTTGAGATGTTGTTGCTTGCCCGAGTCATTCAATCATTAGGGGCAGGTGTAATGCTGCCATTAATGACAACCGTCTTTTTAATGATTTTTCCAAAAGAAAGGCGAGGCTCTGCCATGGGATTAATCGGGTTAGTGATTTCCTTTGCCCCAGCAATTGGTCCGGCATTATCAGGCTGGGTCACTTCGAATTACTCTTGGCGTGTGTTGTTTTTTATTATTTTTCCGATAGCCATTATCGATATTATTGTTGCGATATTTGTTTTGAAAAACGTTACTGAGGTAACTAAGCCAAATGTCGATATCATCTCCATTCTGTTTTCTTCCTTTGGGTTTGGCGGATTGCTATATGGGTTTACAAATGCAGGGAATAACAGTTGGACACATTTCTTAACGTTACTTTCATTAGGGATTGGGGTATTGGCGTTACTACTATTTATTTTGCGGCAATTAAAGCTTGCACATCCTATGCTTGAATTCCGTGTATTTACATATTCAATCTTTCCATTTGCTGTTATTGTCGGAATGATTGGATTTATGGGATTAATAGGTGTTGAAACATTAGTTCCAATGTACATGCAAAATATGAGAGAGTTCACCGCTTTTGAAGCAGGGTTAGCTTTATTACCTGGGGCATTAGTCATGGGAATGATGTCGCCGATTACAGGGAGGATTTTTGATAAAATTGGGGCGAAATGGTTAGTCATTACTGGGTTGCTCATAATGACAATTTCTTCTTTTGCGTTCGTCATTTTAAGTCCCACTACATCTTTTGTTTATATTACCGTCATGTATACGATAAGAATGTTTGGATTATCAATGGTGATGATGCCTGTTGCAACGGCAGCACTTAATCAGCTACCTAACCGATTGATCCCACATGGAGCTGCGATGGATAATACGATGAGAATGGTTGCAGCTTCAGTAGGGACGGCGATATTAGTGACTGTAATGACGACGACTAAGCAAAGAGCAGAAAGTCAAGGCCACCTTGACTATCCTGATATTTATGGGGTGAATATGGCATTTATCGTATTATCTGTCTTAACTTTGCTTGCTTTAATCGTAGCGTTGTTTATTAAATTTGAACGAAATAAAAACAATGAAACGAAACTAGAAGGGCAACAAGAATAA
- a CDS encoding endolytic transglycosylase MltG, with product MTANQMRSFAIGLLVAASVCAVVYFSTPGQASVAEKVEPITIEVPREPEESELKSMLADKGYVILTESELEAQLDEVETKWTEQLKEIEKQQEKEQEEKEKEKEKQDDKESEVVYRTMLSVVSGMTSIDVGDALVRANIIESSREFSDEVEKKGLAQNLRPGTYEIDSSMSMSEVISIIFK from the coding sequence ATGACAGCTAATCAAATGCGTAGTTTTGCTATCGGGCTGCTTGTGGCAGCTAGTGTATGTGCTGTTGTTTATTTTTCTACTCCTGGACAAGCAAGTGTAGCAGAAAAAGTAGAACCTATTACAATTGAAGTGCCAAGAGAACCTGAGGAATCCGAGTTGAAAAGTATGTTAGCAGACAAAGGTTATGTCATCTTAACTGAGTCGGAGTTAGAAGCCCAACTTGATGAAGTGGAAACAAAATGGACGGAACAGCTAAAAGAAATAGAAAAACAACAAGAAAAAGAGCAAGAAGAAAAGGAAAAAGAGAAAGAGAAACAAGACGATAAAGAATCTGAGGTTGTTTATCGTACGATGCTTTCTGTCGTTTCTGGAATGACAAGTATTGATGTTGGTGACGCCCTTGTTCGTGCAAACATCATTGAAAGTTCAAGAGAATTTTCTGATGAAGTAGAGAAAAAAGGGTTAGCTCAAAATCTTCGACCAGGCACATATGAAATTGATAGTAGTATGTCAATGAGTGAAGTTATATCTATCATCTTTAAATAA